Proteins encoded by one window of Camelus bactrianus isolate YW-2024 breed Bactrian camel chromosome 9, ASM4877302v1, whole genome shotgun sequence:
- the ACTMAP gene encoding actin maturation protease isoform X4, producing MAGTLLAPHSDIPLERVVQVAMERGYTAQGEMFSVADMGRLAQEALGCQAEVLCGGLGGPNRDHVLQHLVAGHPLLIPYDEDFNHEPCQRKGHKAHWAVSTGVLLGVQAVPGLGYTEDPELPGLFHPEPGMPHQPPSVPEEGSPGAVYLLSKQGKSWHYQLWDYDQVRDSNLQLTDFSPSRAADGREYVVPAGGLRAGLCGQALLLRPQDSSH from the exons ATGGCAGGCACCCTCCTGGCACCCCACAGCGACATACCCCTGGAGAGAGTGGTGCAGGTGGCCATGGAGAGGGGTTACACGGCCCAAGGGGAGATGTTCTCTG TGGCTGACATGGGCAGGCTGGCCCAGGAGGCACTGGGCTGCCAGGCAGAGGTGCTCTGTGGTGGCCTGGGTGGTCCTAACAGAGACCATGTCCTACAGCACCTTGTCGCCGGACATCCCCTGCTAATCCC CTACGATGAGGACTTCAACCACGAGCCATGTCAGCGGAAGGGCCACAAGGCCCACTGGGCAGTGAGCACAG ggGTCCTGCTGGGTGTGCAGGCTGTGCCTGGCCTCGGCTACACGGAGGACCCCGAGCTGCCAGGCCTGTTCCACCCAGAGCCCGGCATGCCCCACCAGCCACCATCCGTGCCGGAGGAAGGCTCCCCAGGAGCCGTCTACCTTCTCTCCAAGCAGGGCAAGAGTTGGCACTACCAGCTGTGGGACTACGACCAAGTCCGGGACAGCAACCTGCAGCTGACGGACTTCTCGCCCTCGCGGGCCGCCGATGGCCGGGAGTATGTGGTGCCCGCTGGCGGGCTGCGGGCCGGCCTCTGCGGCCAGGCCCTGCTCCTCAGACCACAGGACTCCAGCCACTAG